A window of Streptomyces armeniacus contains these coding sequences:
- a CDS encoding WXG100 family type VII secretion target, producing MANLQFDDQQLQALITDVQKMQQTLKSKISNLNAVVDAIEAAWQGEAHKSFDQTQRKANEYARSLDAKLQMMEEALQAAKGGFTREEVDQMENFKKIENQSPISDFSGVNTTPTAR from the coding sequence GTGGCCAATCTGCAGTTTGACGATCAGCAACTTCAGGCGCTCATCACCGACGTGCAGAAGATGCAGCAGACCCTGAAGAGCAAGATCAGTAACCTGAACGCGGTAGTGGACGCGATCGAGGCTGCTTGGCAGGGCGAGGCGCACAAGTCGTTCGACCAGACGCAGCGCAAGGCGAACGAGTACGCCCGGAGTCTGGACGCAAAGCTCCAGATGATGGAGGAGGCGCTCCAGGCGGCCAAGGGCGGATTCACGCGCGAGGAAGTCGATCAGATGGAGAACTTCAAGAAGATCGAGAACCAGAGCCCGATCAGTGACTTCAGCGGCGTGAACACCACCCCGACCGCTCGCTAG
- a CDS encoding WXG100 family type VII secretion target: MTIKITYGTVTAAADDINSAATTIEGELEALNARVAKVVGTWDGDAKAAYNAKHAGWDTNVKGLTSTLRALSQAVHGAAGGYQRTDKKAAQQFDF, encoded by the coding sequence ATGACCATCAAGATCACCTACGGGACGGTCACCGCTGCTGCGGACGACATCAACAGCGCCGCGACGACGATCGAGGGTGAACTCGAGGCTCTCAACGCCCGTGTGGCGAAGGTAGTCGGCACCTGGGACGGTGACGCCAAGGCTGCCTACAACGCCAAGCACGCGGGCTGGGACACCAACGTCAAGGGGCTCACGAGCACTCTTCGCGCCCTCTCGCAGGCCGTGCACGGCGCAGCCGGAGGCTACCAGCGCACGGACAAGAAGGCGGCGCAGCAGTTCGACTTCTGA
- a CDS encoding DUF397 domain-containing protein, whose product MDISDAVWESAPDGPQDERVEIAHLPGGAVAMRNSKDPDTVLRYTEAEWRAFVLGARDGEFDLEP is encoded by the coding sequence ATGGACATCTCGGACGCGGTCTGGGAGAGCGCCCCGGACGGCCCGCAGGACGAGCGGGTCGAGATCGCCCACCTCCCGGGCGGCGCCGTCGCGATGCGCAACTCCAAGGACCCGGACACGGTGCTGCGCTACACGGAGGCGGAGTGGCGGGCGTTCGTACTGGGGGCGCGGGACGGGGAGTTCGACCTCGAGCCCTGA
- the mycP gene encoding type VII secretion-associated serine protease mycosin — protein MRQRTGAARGEGCRAGGGRTWGGRTARAARATRTALAVAAVLGLTALTGLGTLVGAPPAAADSGQCTFPAKPYKERPWSLKRVLLDQLWQDTRGKGVKVAVIDTGVDVKHPQLKGAVDTKAGKNFLPKKPKKDEDGETQKRGKEDGTTDVVGHGTKVAGIIAARPDSRTGFVGLAPESTIIPIQQNDGEGGGTAATLASSIDYAVKAGADVINISQDTAEALKPESALKVAVDKALAREIVVVASAGNDGLDGDDKKTYPASYEGVLAVASSDRNNERAPFSQSGEFVGIAAPGVDMVSTVPGDGHCSDNGTSFSAPYVAGVAALLRAEHPKWKAHQIVAQLEQTAERSIAGHDRHVGWGVIDPVRALTEDDEPVDRPAPKEGVSKAKPPTPAKLQLGETTQERNERLGTYVLIGGVVLVGVIGGGSLVYRDWRRRTVSE, from the coding sequence ATGAGGCAGCGGACCGGCGCGGCGCGTGGGGAGGGCTGCCGTGCGGGCGGCGGCCGTACGTGGGGAGGCCGTACGGCCCGTGCGGCCCGTGCGACCCGTACGGCGCTCGCGGTGGCGGCGGTGCTCGGGCTCACGGCGCTGACGGGGCTCGGGACGCTCGTGGGGGCCCCGCCCGCGGCGGCGGACAGCGGGCAGTGCACGTTCCCGGCGAAGCCGTACAAGGAACGGCCGTGGTCACTCAAACGAGTGCTCCTCGACCAGCTCTGGCAGGACACCCGGGGCAAGGGCGTCAAGGTCGCCGTCATCGACACCGGAGTGGACGTGAAGCACCCGCAGCTGAAGGGTGCAGTCGACACCAAGGCCGGTAAGAACTTCCTGCCGAAGAAGCCCAAGAAGGACGAGGACGGCGAGACGCAGAAGCGCGGCAAGGAGGACGGCACCACCGACGTGGTCGGGCACGGCACGAAGGTCGCCGGCATCATCGCCGCCCGGCCCGACTCGAGGACCGGCTTCGTCGGCCTCGCCCCGGAGTCGACCATCATCCCGATCCAGCAGAACGACGGCGAGGGCGGCGGCACCGCCGCCACCCTCGCCAGTTCCATCGACTACGCCGTCAAGGCGGGCGCGGACGTCATCAACATCTCGCAGGACACGGCGGAAGCCCTGAAACCGGAATCCGCACTCAAGGTCGCGGTGGACAAGGCACTCGCCCGGGAAATCGTCGTGGTCGCCTCGGCCGGCAACGACGGCCTCGACGGCGACGACAAGAAGACCTACCCGGCGTCGTACGAGGGCGTCCTCGCCGTCGCCTCCTCCGACCGCAACAACGAGCGGGCGCCGTTCTCCCAGTCCGGCGAGTTCGTCGGGATCGCCGCACCCGGCGTCGACATGGTCTCCACGGTCCCCGGCGACGGCCACTGCTCGGACAACGGCACCAGTTTCTCCGCCCCGTACGTCGCCGGCGTCGCCGCCCTGCTGCGCGCCGAACACCCGAAGTGGAAGGCACACCAGATCGTCGCCCAGCTCGAACAGACCGCTGAACGCTCGATCGCGGGCCACGACCGGCATGTGGGCTGGGGCGTCATCGACCCCGTACGCGCGCTGACGGAGGACGACGAACCGGTGGACCGGCCGGCGCCGAAGGAGGGCGTCAGCAAGGCAAAGCCCCCCACACCAGCAAAGCTCCAGCTAGGCGAGACGACCCAGGAGCGGAACGAGCGTCTGGGCACCTACGTACTCATCGGCGGCGTCGTGCTGGTCGGCGTGATCGGGGGCGGCTCGCTGGTCTACCGGGACTGGCGGCGGCGCACGGTGAGTGAGTAA
- a CDS encoding S8 family serine peptidase — MQAEEMWKVSTGKGMKVAVVDTGVNDSTPSLRGQVLPGKDTSNEPGDENVDPDSHGTTMAELIAGTGDGAGIKGLAPDAKIISIRAALKKKGQTVDWSKSGNIDESIRAAADSEAQIINLSFASEYYTPHLQDAVKYAVGKGKLVFAGVGNDGDGKNKSLYPASLEEAVAVAAVDESAKATEFSQHGGYVDLAAPGKNLPGWCPGQFDRYCTGGYGTSQATALASASAALIWSKHKDWTANQVLRVMMETAGKPKDGKVPSTRVGYGVVRPNDVLLKGKGDPGDPGKHPLDIPEPGESPSTSPSTGSGNNDDKGAADKVNVADSTESDDDSKLGLILGTGAAVAVLAVGAFAFVRMRRR, encoded by the coding sequence ATGCAGGCCGAGGAGATGTGGAAGGTCAGCACGGGAAAGGGTATGAAGGTGGCCGTGGTTGACACAGGAGTCAATGATTCGACTCCCTCCCTCCGGGGCCAGGTTCTCCCTGGTAAAGACACTTCCAATGAGCCCGGTGACGAGAACGTCGACCCTGACAGCCACGGTACGACCATGGCTGAGCTGATCGCGGGAACTGGTGACGGTGCCGGGATCAAAGGGCTGGCGCCTGACGCCAAGATCATCTCTATCCGAGCGGCTCTCAAGAAGAAGGGCCAGACGGTTGACTGGTCAAAGAGCGGAAATATCGATGAATCCATCCGAGCCGCTGCGGACAGCGAGGCTCAGATCATCAACCTCTCCTTTGCGAGTGAGTACTACACTCCACACCTCCAAGATGCGGTGAAGTATGCAGTCGGCAAGGGCAAGCTGGTATTCGCCGGTGTTGGTAACGATGGCGACGGCAAGAACAAAAGCCTGTACCCGGCGTCGCTGGAAGAAGCTGTTGCCGTAGCCGCAGTTGACGAGTCCGCCAAGGCTACCGAGTTCTCTCAGCATGGGGGTTACGTCGATTTGGCTGCCCCAGGGAAGAATCTACCTGGCTGGTGCCCGGGGCAGTTCGACCGCTACTGCACCGGGGGGTACGGGACAAGCCAGGCCACCGCGCTCGCCTCCGCCTCCGCGGCTCTCATCTGGTCCAAGCACAAGGACTGGACCGCCAACCAGGTTCTGCGCGTCATGATGGAGACCGCCGGCAAGCCCAAGGATGGCAAGGTCCCCAGCACACGCGTCGGTTACGGCGTCGTGCGCCCCAACGACGTTCTCCTGAAGGGCAAGGGCGACCCGGGGGACCCGGGCAAGCACCCGCTCGACATCCCGGAACCAGGCGAGTCCCCATCCACGTCTCCCTCAACCGGGAGCGGAAACAACGATGACAAGGGTGCGGCCGACAAGGTAAACGTGGCTGACTCGACAGAGTCGGACGACGACAGCAAGCTGGGGCTGATCCTCGGAACGGGGGCTGCAGTGGCTGTCCTTGCAGTTGGTGCTTTCGCCTTCGTGCGTATGCGCCGGAGATAG
- a CDS encoding type VII secretion target, with translation MSFDEQWAQLEAAAAKDRSAGMQLAGYGPDAHGRGSKPKLKVTPSVLREKATKTDENAGDFMKADNKTMTETGQVKASLKGFKSAAAFDVFEDRWKAQMKHLQGSMKEGVAGALRSAAANFEASDKFPLEDGGKGKDGGDDRVPR, from the coding sequence ATGTCATTCGATGAACAGTGGGCCCAGCTGGAAGCCGCGGCCGCGAAGGACCGCTCCGCCGGCATGCAGCTGGCCGGATACGGCCCGGACGCGCACGGGCGGGGCAGCAAGCCGAAACTCAAGGTCACGCCGAGCGTGCTGCGCGAGAAGGCGACCAAGACCGACGAGAACGCCGGCGACTTCATGAAGGCGGACAACAAGACCATGACCGAGACGGGTCAGGTCAAGGCGAGCCTCAAGGGCTTCAAGTCGGCGGCCGCCTTCGACGTGTTCGAGGACCGCTGGAAGGCGCAGATGAAGCATCTTCAGGGGTCGATGAAGGAGGGCGTGGCCGGCGCCCTCCGCAGTGCCGCGGCGAACTTCGAGGCGAGCGACAAGTTCCCGCTCGAAGACGGCGGCAAGGGCAAGGACGGCGGAGACGACAGGGTGCCCCGCTAG
- a CDS encoding LLM class flavin-dependent oxidoreductase, which yields MTALGAVFRPQLPPERLRDIARTADDAGLEQLWLWEDCFFESGIASAAAALAWTERLRVGVGLLPVPLRNIALATMEAATLNRLFPERVLLGFGHGIQSWMGQVGARVESPMTLLREHLDAMRALLRGERVTVDGRYVKLDGVVLDWPPATAPPVLAGARGPRSLRLTGEAADGTILDAGVPPDGVRQARRLADEGRKAAGRTPDDHEVIVYLLTATGPDAAARLQSELEDSGDASVPDLGVAGDAATVAEAVQRMADAGADTVILQPTADEPDPEGFVRFTADQVRPLVP from the coding sequence ATGACTGCTCTCGGCGCTGTGTTCCGGCCCCAACTGCCCCCCGAACGGCTACGCGACATCGCCCGGACCGCGGACGACGCGGGGCTCGAGCAACTGTGGCTCTGGGAGGACTGCTTCTTCGAGAGCGGCATCGCCAGCGCCGCCGCGGCCCTGGCCTGGACGGAGCGGCTGCGTGTCGGCGTCGGCCTGCTCCCCGTGCCGTTGCGGAACATCGCGCTCGCCACCATGGAGGCCGCGACGCTCAACCGGCTGTTCCCGGAACGCGTACTCCTCGGCTTCGGTCACGGCATCCAGAGCTGGATGGGCCAGGTCGGTGCCCGCGTCGAGTCCCCGATGACGCTCCTGCGCGAGCACCTGGACGCCATGCGCGCGCTGCTGCGGGGCGAACGGGTCACCGTGGACGGCCGGTACGTGAAGCTCGACGGCGTCGTCCTGGACTGGCCCCCGGCGACGGCACCGCCCGTGCTCGCGGGCGCGCGCGGGCCCCGTTCGCTGCGGCTGACCGGCGAGGCGGCGGACGGCACGATCCTCGACGCGGGCGTCCCGCCGGACGGCGTACGCCAGGCCCGCCGGCTCGCGGACGAGGGACGCAAGGCAGCGGGTCGTACGCCCGACGACCACGAGGTGATCGTCTACCTCCTCACCGCCACCGGCCCCGACGCCGCCGCCCGCCTCCAGTCCGAACTGGAGGACTCGGGCGACGCCTCCGTACCCGACCTCGGCGTCGCCGGCGACGCGGCCACGGTCGCGGAGGCTGTCCAGCGCATGGCGGACGCGGGCGCGGACACGGTCATCCTGCAGCCCACGGCGGACGAACCGGACCCGGAAGGCTTCGTCCGCTTCACGGCGGACCAGGTCCGCCCGCTGGTCCCGTAG
- the eccB gene encoding type VII secretion protein EccB, whose amino-acid sequence MASRRDELNAYTFAKKRLLAAFLQPTPSGTEEGAPRPLRAVVPGLIIGVVIMAGFGAWGMFKPKAPEGWDEPGQKVIIGSDSTTRYVVLEDDDGKKQLHPVLNLASGKLLLDPDKFEIVKVDEKTLDNGDIPHGATLGIPYAPDRLPDAGEASEEKRWAVCTQPGGQGETVQKAAFVLSDEEKDKVEGRNRLRGGDVMYVEGPDDDLYLVDRSGTAYPIERDPNLLLTVVGGETRDEPQKVTSDWLSTLRKGQEIEFPSVTGIGDPAGAGDGLDANVNKVGMVLRAQTGDGPQHYVVLRGQVRPVTDFMAKLLLNSKEAIPLGQHGRPTDVSSAAISPGDEAYGGNLDWPDDEAVTVNKAGSGRDTLCNVLRGVDKNARPTLSTWVSDDYPAVLPNGATSAYVSPGTGLLFRQVKGESTKSGGIFLVTDTGLRYAVQGNSDSGKDKSDIGSDKKQEEQAQEEGNKAQIRLGYQDAKPVLVPSEWSQFLPTGPRLSTGAAQQPQGS is encoded by the coding sequence ATGGCATCACGGCGGGACGAGCTCAATGCCTACACCTTCGCGAAGAAGCGGTTGCTCGCGGCGTTCCTCCAGCCCACCCCCAGCGGTACGGAAGAGGGTGCGCCGCGCCCGCTGCGCGCGGTGGTCCCGGGACTGATCATCGGGGTGGTGATCATGGCGGGATTCGGCGCGTGGGGCATGTTCAAGCCCAAGGCGCCGGAGGGCTGGGACGAGCCGGGCCAGAAGGTCATCATCGGCAGCGACTCGACCACCCGCTACGTCGTCCTGGAGGACGACGACGGCAAGAAGCAGCTGCACCCCGTGCTGAACCTCGCCTCCGGCAAACTCCTCCTCGACCCGGACAAGTTCGAGATCGTCAAGGTCGACGAGAAGACCCTCGACAACGGCGACATACCGCACGGCGCCACCCTCGGCATCCCGTACGCGCCCGACCGGCTGCCCGACGCCGGCGAGGCCTCGGAGGAGAAGCGCTGGGCCGTGTGCACGCAGCCGGGCGGGCAGGGCGAGACCGTGCAGAAGGCCGCGTTCGTCCTCTCCGACGAGGAGAAGGACAAGGTCGAGGGCAGGAACCGGCTGCGCGGAGGCGACGTGATGTACGTCGAGGGGCCGGACGACGATCTGTACCTCGTCGACCGCAGTGGCACCGCGTACCCCATCGAACGCGACCCGAACCTGCTGCTCACCGTCGTGGGCGGGGAGACCAGGGACGAGCCGCAGAAGGTCACTTCGGACTGGCTGTCCACCCTCAGGAAGGGCCAGGAGATCGAGTTCCCCAGCGTCACGGGCATCGGCGATCCTGCCGGCGCGGGCGACGGCCTGGACGCGAACGTGAACAAGGTCGGCATGGTCCTCCGGGCGCAGACCGGCGACGGGCCGCAGCACTACGTCGTTCTGCGCGGCCAGGTCAGGCCGGTCACCGACTTCATGGCGAAGCTCCTGCTCAACAGCAAGGAGGCCATCCCGCTCGGGCAGCACGGCCGGCCCACCGACGTGAGCTCCGCCGCGATCTCGCCCGGCGACGAGGCGTACGGCGGCAACCTCGACTGGCCCGACGACGAGGCCGTCACCGTCAACAAGGCGGGCAGCGGCCGGGACACCCTCTGCAACGTGCTGCGCGGCGTGGACAAGAACGCCCGCCCCACGCTGAGCACCTGGGTGAGCGACGACTACCCCGCGGTCCTGCCCAACGGCGCCACCAGCGCGTACGTCTCGCCCGGCACCGGGCTGCTGTTCCGGCAGGTGAAGGGCGAGTCGACCAAGTCCGGCGGGATCTTCCTGGTGACCGACACGGGGCTGCGCTACGCGGTGCAGGGCAACAGCGACAGCGGCAAGGACAAGTCGGACATCGGCTCTGACAAGAAGCAGGAAGAGCAGGCGCAGGAAGAGGGCAACAAGGCGCAGATCCGGCTCGGTTACCAGGACGCGAAACCGGTCCTGGTGCCGTCGGAATGGTCCCAGTTCCTGCCCACGGGGCCGCGGTTGAGCACGGGCGCGGCCCAGCAGCCGCAGGGCTCCTGA